In Granulicella mallensis MP5ACTX8, the sequence TCGGCAGTGAGTGTGAAGACCCTGGCTAGCTCCTGCGCGACCGCGCCGAGCGCCCCAACAGGATTGACAGCCTCTGGCACGACGGGTTCCACCACCAATTTGACCTGGACCGCAGTTACGCCTCCTACTGGCTGCACTGTCAGTTATTCCATCTCAGGTGGACCTTCGACCTTAACCTCGACCACAGCGTCGGATACCGTAAGCGGCTTGACCCCTTCGACCGCCTATACCTTCACTGTCGTAGCCAAGGACAGCGCCGGTACATCGACTGGAGCCACGGTGCATGTAACGACAACCGCCGTCGTCAGCCAGTCGTTTGTTGGAGGGTGGTTTGAAGAGTGGGGCACCTACTATGCCAACTCGAACGTTGCGGACCTGCAAAACAGTGGAGGAGTCAACGCTCTTACCCATCTCATCTATGCCTTTGCCAAGCCTGCTGCGAACGGCAGCAATGTGACTTGCGCAATTGCCGACTCCTATGCCGATTACCAGAAGGTCGTCCCCCAGGTAACTGGTGCTACTCCCGCCGTGGCTCCGCTGCAGGGCAACTTTGGCGCGCTCGCGCAACTCAAGCAGCTCCATCCCAACCTGAAGGTGCTGATCTCCATCGGTGGATGGAACCCACCCACCTACAATCAGCTCTTCGACCAGGCATCCAGCACGGCTGCTCAGCGCCAGGCCTTTGTCAGCTCGTGCGTCAACATGTTCATCCAGGGCAATATCGCCTCGGGTGTTTCCACCGGCACTCTCTTCGATGGCTTCGACATCGATTGGGAGTTCCCGAACGCAAACGATACGGCCAACTTCACAGCGTTGATGACCGAATTCCGCAACGAGCTGAACACGCTGACGACAACCACCGGCAAGACCTATCAGCTACTCGCCGATCTGCCTGCTGGTCCGTCAACACCGGGCGCGGCTGCGGACTCGGGCAACGACGGCGGTTATGACACGATCAATATCGCGGGTCTGTCCGCGGTGTTGGACTACATCAATGTCGACGGCTATAACTACTCCGGCGACTTTTCAAGCGCCACCAATGACGCGTCTCCGCTGTTCGACGAAGCTGCAAGCCCGCTTTTTGGAACAGGTGAGACGATTCAATCCACCGTACAGTACTATCTTGCTCACGGCGCAGCGCCGGCCAAGTACACCATGGGCTTCCCACTCTATGGTGCTGGCTGGGCGGGGGGTCTGACCTCAGCCAACAGCGGCATGTATCAGAACGCAACCGGAGTGACAGATCCGACCGGCGCTCTGACTACGAACGGAACAGCTCCGGTTCCTAACCTCAACGGAGTAGGAAACTGCTCGACAGGTGATAACCAGGGAAGTCCGGCAGCAGGATGCGACTACATCCTGACCGACGGTCTGGCAACCTATCAGACGATTGAGAACCTGTTGAATCACGGATTCACTTCCAGCTACGACGCTACCCGCTGCGTAGTTCGTATGTATAACCCAACCACCAACACGGCATTCAGCTACGACAATCCTGAGTCGGTGCAGTGCAAGGTGAACTACATCAAAGCCAATGGTTTGGGCGGAGGCTATGTCTGGGCGTTGAAAGACGACGACACCAGCTCATCCCTG encodes:
- a CDS encoding glycosyl hydrolase family 18 protein, whose product is MKRTIISLFLFCGLLVLSLPRAASAQTACAAAWSATAVYTAGMTASLSGENYVANWWTQGNSPATNSGGAGTGQPWTATGACSSSTCSTVPAIPTGLASSGTTSSGTSLSWGAVTAPTGCTVSYKVLQGGASIATPSTNSDAVTGLSPSTTYSFAVEASDAAGTSAASSAVSVKTLASSCATAPSAPTGLTASGTTGSTTNLTWTAVTPPTGCTVSYSISGGPSTLTSTTASDTVSGLTPSTAYTFTVVAKDSAGTSTGATVHVTTTAVVSQSFVGGWFEEWGTYYANSNVADLQNSGGVNALTHLIYAFAKPAANGSNVTCAIADSYADYQKVVPQVTGATPAVAPLQGNFGALAQLKQLHPNLKVLISIGGWNPPTYNQLFDQASSTAAQRQAFVSSCVNMFIQGNIASGVSTGTLFDGFDIDWEFPNANDTANFTALMTEFRNELNTLTTTTGKTYQLLADLPAGPSTPGAAADSGNDGGYDTINIAGLSAVLDYINVDGYNYSGDFSSATNDASPLFDEAASPLFGTGETIQSTVQYYLAHGAAPAKYTMGFPLYGAGWAGGLTSANSGMYQNATGVTDPTGALTTNGTAPVPNLNGVGNCSTGDNQGSPAAGCDYILTDGLATYQTIENLLNHGFTSSYDATRCVVRMYNPTTNTAFSYDNPESVQCKVNYIKANGLGGGYVWALKDDDTSSSLTKALGTDLNP